One Denticeps clupeoides chromosome 3, fDenClu1.1, whole genome shotgun sequence DNA window includes the following coding sequences:
- the gpank1 gene encoding G patch domain and ankyrin repeat-containing protein 1, producing the protein MKRSIFFTRATKDDRRWIEDEKTKAERERARALSGEEAKNFYLTVTEDEGLSPELGLDETRKKRKRRKHGNLQRPRPADPQQSVTCERDSHRLLRCAQDGDVKTLEGLLGKGHVDVNFRDGFYWTAMMCASYAGRLDAVKVLLRRGAAWVGVVDTQGRDARDLADQAGHDAVVRELEEYGSPSQSAGSRAAHSVPDRQWCPACECHYTQSEACHRSSTLHQFSLARPPAAPQYCLPPSSAGYRMMLRSGWDPASGLGPGGEGRKQPVRTVLKRDQAGLGYGAAPSAKVTHFPAGDARAVQRLAKGRAERRAERGCTLTTKALKRKEQKDRNWERDFRSSFNIDL; encoded by the exons ATGAAGCGATCGATCTTCTTCACCCGAGCGACGAAGGACGACAGGCGCTGGATCGAAGATGAGAAGACGAAGGCGGAGAGGGAGCGCGCGCGTGCCCTTAGTGGAGAAGAGGCCAAGAATTTCTACCTGACCGTTACCGAGGACGAGGGGCTTTCGCCGGAGCTGGGCCTGGACGAGACGAGGAAGAAACGGAAGCGGCGAAAACACGGAAACCTTCAGAGGCCGAGGCCTGCCGACCCGCAGCAGTCAGTCACGTGCGAGCGGGACAGCCACAGACTGCTCCGCTGCGCCCAGGACGGAGACGTGAAGACACTGGAAGGCCTGCTCGGTAAGGGCCACGTCGATGTCAACTTCAGGGACGGCTTTTATTGGACAGCGATGATGTGCGCGAGCTACGCGGGCCGCCTGGACGCAGTGAAGGTCCTCCTGCGGCGCGGCGCTGCATGGGTGGGCGTGGTCGACACCCAGGGAAGGGACGCGCGTGACCTGGCGGACCAGGCGGGACATGACGCCGTGGTGAGGGAGCTGGAGGAGTACGGATCCCCCTCGCAGAGCGCGGGGTCTCGGGCCGCACACAG CGTGCCGGACAGGCAGTGGTGCCCAGCGTGCGAGTGCCACTACACCCAGAGCGAGGCGTGCCACCGCAGCTCCACCCTGCACCAGTTCAGCCTGGCCCGCCCCCCGGCGGCACCGCAGTACTGCCTGCCCCCCTCCAGCGCCGGATACCGCATGATGCTGCGCAGCGGCTGGGATCCCGCGTCCGGACTGGGGCCCGGCGGAGAGGGGCGCAAGCAGCCGGTGCGCACCGTGCTGAAGAGGGACCAGGCGGGGCTCGGCTACGGGGCCGCCCCCAGCGCCAAAGTGACGCACTTCCCGGCAGGGGACGCGCGAGCGGTGCAGCGGCTGGCGAAGGGCCGAGCGGAACGCCGAGCGGAACGGGGCTGCACCCTGACCACCAAGGCTCTGAAACGAAAGGAGCAGAAGGACAGGAACTGGGAACGAGACTTCCGCAGCTCCTTTAacattgacctttga